DNA sequence from the Roseibium sp. HPY-6 genome:
ACAGGACATCGCGCACCATGTCAACACTTTCTGTTGGATCTGAACGGGCTCCCCAAGCTGAAATGATGGACGACCTGCCGCACCAATCGAGCCACCAGCAAAGCGACAGCGCCAATTCTCTGCCAGACTTCACCCTTGACCAGATCGCGGCTCAACTAACAGATGGCTACTGGGAGTTCGAAGGCGGCGCTCGGCGCGCGTTCGACACAGAAAGTGACAATTTACTGACCGTTGACGTCACCAGCCTGACTGAAGATGGACAGGCCCTGGCCCAGCGAGCATTCACGGAATGGTCGAAGGTAGCCGATCTGGATTTTGCGTTTGTTACTGGCGGTGCTCAAATCTCATTCAGCAATGTAAGCACCGATGTTTCGACCACATCCGAGGTCAATGGCGGAAAAATTCTGTCGTCCGAAATCAACATTCCGCAATCCTTTCTGGAAACGCATGGCACGGAGATCCCCGGCTTCGGCTACTTCACCTTTCTGCGCGAGGTCGGACAGGCACTCGGTCTCGGGCATGCAGGAAACTACGGCGATGCAGCCACCTATGGACTAGACAATCACTACGCCAACGACTCCTGGCAAACTTCCGTGATGTCCGCGTTCAGCCAGACGGACAACACGGCAATAGATGCCAGTTTCGCCTTTCCCGTAACACCGATGATCGCCGACATTCTGGCGGTGCAGAACCTTTACGGAAAACCGGAATACGAATACGAACTCGACTATCGGATTTATGGTGCAAACGTGTATGGCGACTACCGCGAAAGAGGCTTTTACGAAATAAGCCCGGATGCGACGGCCACAATATATGATGCCGGTGACGACGATCTCATTCGCTTTCTCGGCTATGAGGGCGACCAGCGCATCGACCTCAATGAAGAGGCCACATCGGATTTTGCCGGTGGCAAGAGCAATTTGACGATCGCCCGGGGTACCATCATCGAACGGGCCTACGGCGGCAACGGAAACGATGAAATCATTGGCAATTCGGCTGATAACTTCCTGGTAGGCTATGACGGCGACGACATCCTGATCGGCGGCAGGGGCGACGACTTCCTGAGTGGCTGGACCGGTTCGGACCTCATGATGGGCGGGCCGGGCAACGACACCATCATGGGCCGGAGCAACGACGTTTTCTTCAAGGACGGCGCCCCGGTCGATCTCGGCGGACCAGGCTACGACCGGCTGATAATATGGCTCGATTCCAGCTTTCAGACCGACAGTCTGTCTCAATTCGGTATCGAGCATTTCTGGGGCGGCGGTGGTGACGATCAGGCGATCGGCGACGACCCGACCGTCGACTACATCCTGGAAGGCAGATACGGCAATGACATTCTCACTGGGGATGCCGGAGATGACACGCTTCTTGGCGGAATCGGCCATGATATTCTGACGGGAGGAGCAGGAAACGACCTGCTGCGGGGTGGCATCTGGGGCCACGACCAGCTCTTCGGACAGGAGGGTGACGATACGATCTACTATGCCAGCGGCAAGGTCTTTTGGGACGACCACAAACCACGCGACATTGGCGGCCCCGGTTTCGACACTCTGATGATTGAGTACGGCTCGAAGTTCAACACCGTCGGGCTTTCCTGGTATGGCTTCGAAGCGTTTGTGGGCGCTTGGAAAAACGACCGCGTATATGGGAACGATCCGACGGTCGACTATCGTCTGGACGGCGGCGGCGGCAGTGACGACCTGCGCGGAAGTGGCGGGAACGATCAGCTATTCGGTCGCGAAGGCACCGATATCCTGTTTGGAAAAGCGGGGGACGATCTGCTCGACCCCGGCCTTTCTACGACCGGCGAACAATTGCTTTATGGCGGCAAAGGCAACGATACCTACCACATTTCGTCAGGCAGCGGACGGACCTATGTTGAAGAACTGATCAACGAAGGTGCGGATAACCTGGTCTTCGATGACCTCACGCCCGAAGACATTGACGCATCGATTGTCAACGGATCGGAACTTCTTCTGACATGGGACAACGGGACCGGCAAGGTCACCATCAATGATCTCGGAAACCAAATCGAGCGGTATGAGTTCGCCGACGGCTCGGAATTCTCGGCCGGTGATTTCGAGTTCACATGAATCATCTGCGCGTTTGACGGATCAGCAGACACACATGGATAAACCTTAGCCACCAAACTCATCGATCAGATCGGGCATGAACGGCAAATCTGTTACGCCGATATCGATGCCCGCCTGGGTGAGGAGTGTCGACAGCTGGCCGCGATGGTGTGTCTGGTGGTTGAACATGTGCAAGACAAGCAGCCAGCGGGGACGCTGACGGGAAACACCATCGGTGCTTCTGGTCCAGGTCATATTCTGGTCAAGCCAGTCCGGTGTGAGCTGATCGGCAAACGCGAGAATATCCCTGCTCATCTCCAGATGCGCCGACCGCAATTCGGGAAACGCATCGTAAATGTCAACGCCCATGCCGTTGGTCGCATAGGACGTTTCCGAGAACCGGCTCATCCAGACCCGATCTGCAAAGAGGATGTGATTGAGCGTTGAGTGAACGGATTTGAAGAAAGCACCCTGATCCGCCTTGCGGTCCTCATCACTCATCTTGCCGGCCGCGACGTAGGCCTTTTCCGTCATCCAGGCATTGTATTTGGCCATGCGCTGAAAAAGAACGGGATCCTGAGACATGCGTAATCTCCCGATAGTTTGTCAGGCTCCGGCCTTCAGGGCGTCGGGCAATGCCTGCTCGAACCTCTCGCTTTCCGGATCCATCAGCCGCAATTCGCCGGAACCGATATCGAACCACGCACCATGCAGCGTGAGTGCTTTGGATTGAACAGATCTTTCGACAAACGGAAAAGTCATCAGGTTCTTAAGGGACTGCCGGATACCGGCATACTCCATGGCAAGCTGCGGATCATCCGACTTGTCCACGGGCATGCAGGCCATCGCGATGGCGGCGGGCTCAAGGAGTTTGATCCAGCGCCCGATGAACTCTCCTGTCGCCATAGGATCATTCGCGTTCTCACGAAACGCTTTCACACCCCCGCACTGGCCATGCCCCATGACAACAATGTGTTTGACCTTCAGTCCGTTGACCGCAAATTCGATGGCGGCACTCGTGCCGTGTTGACCTTGAGCGTCTTCATATGGAGGTACGAGATTGGCAACGTTTCGAACAACAAACAGCTCACCCGGCCCGGCGTGAAAGATTCCTTCCGGCGTAACACGGCTGTCGCAACACGAAATCACGAGGACATCGGGCTTCTGACCATAGACCGCGAGACGCTCATGGGTCTCCTTGTAGCGCACAAAACCCTTGTTCAGATACCGGCCATAGCCTTCCAGAAGGGGGGCAGGAAATGTCAACGAAAGTCCTCCTTGGCAACGCAAGATGCGCGTACCCTCACGAGGAGCTTCTTAATCACCTGCCCGAGCGATTGCAAATCGGCCAACAGGACTATGGACCGTGCCGCCTGTCGGCTCGTGCCGCCTATGTGTAGCTAAAATCGCTCTGCGCGCAGCACCGAACAGTCCGAAACCGTCACGACGCCGATATGCCGCTCGACCACAGCAAACGCCGCATCCAGCAACTCATCAAGGCGCTCAGCCCGGATGATGCAAATGATCGCGACCATCCCGCCTGCGCGTGAGACCTGGCCTTCACGGCTCCACCGCCCTGAGCGGCCGCTGCCGCCCATGACCGGAAGAATGGTGAAGCCGGTCACGCCTGCCTCCTCCAAAGTATCGGTCAGCCGGTTTTCCATCGGCGCCTCGATGATGATTTCCACTCGTTTAGCGTCTTTCATCTCCATGGACTTATCCTCCCGTTGCCTGGGCGATGCTCAAATAAAGCGGAATTCCTATTGTCAGATTGAAGGGGAATGTAACCCCGAGCGACATTGTCAGATAGATTGACGGGTTGGCCTCAGGCAGCGCAACGCGCATCGCTGCCGGAACTGCGATGTAGGACGCTGACGCGCTCAACGTCATCAGCAGCATGGTGCCACCAACGGAAAGGCCGATCATGCTTCCCGCGAGCAATCCGGCAACAGCCCCGATAACTGGCATCAGAACACCAAAGAGGATCAGACCCGGGCGCAGTAGTCCCGCGCTGCTGCGCAATCCGCGTCCCGCGACCAGGCCCATGTCGAGCAAGAAGAGACACAGAACGCCTTTGAATGGTGAAACGATGAAACTTTCAATCTCGGCAAGACCCTTCGGACCGGACAGAAACCCGATGAAAAACGATCCGACCAGAAGCACGATCGAGCCGTTGAGAAGAATTTCCCGGAGAAGTCCCTTGCTTCCCTTTGCGCGCTCGGCATTTGCATCGGCAGTGGAGAATCGGGCTGCGAGCCAAAGAGCGGTCAATATGGCCGGCGCTTCCATCGCTGCCGCTACAGCAACGAGATATCCTTCGCTGGCAATGCCTTGACTTTGCAGCACCGAAGTCGCGGCGACGAAGGTCACAATCGATATCGAGCCGTAGTGACCCGCAACGGCGGCAGCGTCCACCGCACTGAGCCGTGTCATGACACGCAAGAGACCGAATGCGGCAAACGGAATGGCGAAAGACAGAATCACACCCGCCAAAAGGGCGAGCAAGAGGGTCGAGTCGACGCCATGCGCGCTGACACTGACCCCCCCTTTGAAACCGATGGCAAAGAGCAGATAAATCGAAATAGCTTTTGCCGCCGCTTCCGGAACCGACAGATCCGATCGTACAAGTGCTGCCCCGAGCCCGAGCGCAAAGAAGAGGATGATCGGCGACAGCAGGTTTTCCGCCGCCAAGGAAAGAATTGTCTCAACCAAGATCCGTCGTGCCCTTAACCCACTCGCATCGCGCTGTCGTGTTTTGGTAAGCGCGCTACGTAAGAATACGTATTTGGCCGGATATGGTACGTTTTGTCAGGCACTTCAAGCGAAATCGAAGTGAGACGTCATAGTCCAAACGAGGTATTCAGGCGATAGACGCAAAAGCGGCTTTGCCCGCAACAGCGACCATTCGGTCAGAGGCGATTTCCCGGCACCGGGAAACCGCAATTGACGCGCTGCCCAGGCTTACGTTGCGACGTTCACCGCATGCGGTTCATCGGCTTCCGCATGATCTTCATAGGCATGGCGAATGTCGGAGGGCGCAATGCCTTCCAATGAAATCCGCATAGGATGAACCGGACCGCGGTCAATGTCAGGCTCCATTGCCTGCAGGGCAGCAGCGCGATAAGCCGCCACGCCGTCCAGAGTGTGATTGTTGTGCTGCCGGGCATCTATCAGAACGGCTGGCCCGTCTGCGGAGCTGCCGGTGTCGGTATCGTGTCGCTGCGCACTGTTACGCTTGCCTCTACGGTCATAGCCGGTCCCGTCGCCGTCCTTGTCCGTAGGATACTCTGTCGCATGCGCCACGACCTGGGCCGATTGCGGCCTGTCGATCGTCGTCGCCATTGTGGCCTCCTGGCCGTCAGAGAACTCCGCCTTCTGGCGGAACTGGCACAGTGTCTCAACAAAGCGTTAACAATTCTTTACGCTAGGTTAACTCATTGTCCCGCATGCGAGAAAAGTGTTCTGATCCTTTGCTTGGCGAGTCGGTTTTCAGGCGGCCTGTTCTCCTGCGCTACCGACGATCTTGACGACGTCCGCCATGATATCGGTCAGCTGGAAATCCTTTGGCGTATAGACGGCGGCAACACCCATTGCCTTCAGTTGCGCTGCATCCTCATCCGGAATGATCCCGCCGACAACAACGGGAATATCGTCGGCTCCAGACGCACGCAAACGATCCATAACATCGCGAACCAGCGCCAGGTGAGACCCTGAGAGGATTGAAAGACCGATGACATGAACATCTTCTTCAACCGCTGCATTGACGATCTGAGCCGGCGTCAGCCGGATACCCTCGTAGACGACCTCCATGCCGCAATCGCGTGCGCGAACGGCAATCTGCTCCGCGCCGTTGGAATGCCCATCCAGACCCGGCTTACCGACAAGAAACTTCAGCCGTCTGCCCAGCTTTTCCGAAACGGCGTCGACATCTTCGCGCACTGTCGCAAGATCACCAGCATCATCGCGAACGGCTTGCCCGACGCCAGTGGGTGCTCGGTATTCTCCAAACACCTCACGCAAGGTCCGCCCCCACTCGCCTGTTGTGACACCGGCCTTCGCGGCGGCGATGGATGGTTCCATAACGTTGCGGCCTTCCTGCGCGGCCGCCTTGAGATCCGACAAGGCGGCCGCAACTGCCGCGCTATCGCGTGTTTCGCGCCAGGCTTTCACCTTTTCGACCGCCTCTTGTTCCACGTGTTCAGGAACGGTCAGGATCGCGCCGTCTTCTCCCGTAGCAAGCGGCGACGGTTCGCTTTCTGTCCATTTGTTGACGCCAACGACGACCTGCTCGCCTGCTTCGATAGCGGCAAGGCGCGCTGAGTTGGCTTCGACGAGCTGACGCTTCATGTAACTGGAATCAACCGCCGCAACAGCGCCGCCCATGGCATCGATCCGGGCCAGTTCTTCCCGCGCCTCATCCTTTAGCGCATCGACTTTTTTCGTGATTTCAGCGGAACCGTCGAAAATATCGGCATATTCGAGCAGATCTGTCTCGTAGGCCATGATCTGCTGCATCCTGAGCGACCATTGCTGGTCGAACGGGCGCGGCAAACCGAGCGCTTCGTTCCAGGCAGGCAGCTGGACCGCGCGCGCGCGCGCGTTTTTCGACAGCACCACCGCGAGCATTTCAACAAGTATCCGGTAAACGTTGTTTTCCGGCTGTTGTTCGGTCAGGCCGAGTGAATTGACCTGCACACCGTATCGGAACCGGCGATAGCGTTCGTCTTCGACACCGTAGCGCTCCCGGCAGATTTCGTCCCAAAGTTCGGTAAACGCCCGCATTTTGCACATTTCGGTCACGAACCGCATGCCTGCGTTCACGAAGAATGAGATCCGGCCGACGGCTTTCGGAAAGTCTTCTTCGGGGATGGCGCCGCTTGCTTTCATGGAATCAAGGATCGCAACGGCCGTTGCCAGCGCGAAGGAGAGTTCCTGGACCGGCGTGGCTCCCGCCTCCTGCAGATGGTAGGAGCAGACGTTCATCGGATTCCACTTGGGCATGTTGGAGTAGGTCCAGGCGATGACGTCGGTTGTCAGCTTCAGTGACGGCGCCGGCGGAAACACGTAAGTCCCCCTGGAAAGGTATTCCTTGATGATATCGTTCTGGGTCGTTCCGGAGAGCAGTTTTCGGTCGGCGCCCTGTTCATCGGCTGCCGCGATGTAAAGCGAAAGCAGCCACGGGGCCGTTGCATTGATCGTCATTGACGTGTTCATGCGTTCAAGCGGGATCTCGTCGAAAAGCGTCCGCATGTCGCCAAGATGCGTGACAGGCACCCCGACTTTGCCGACTTCACCCCGGGACAGCATGTCATCCGGATCGTAACCGGTCTGGGTTGGAAGATCGAAGGCGACGGACAATCCCGTTTGCCCTTTGGCGAGATTTCCGCGGTAAAGCTTGTTTGATTCCGCGGCTGTGGAATGTCCTGCGTAGGTACGGAAAATCCAGGGCCGATCCCGTTCCGTTGCCTTCTCACCTGCATGGCTCATACCGATAGTCCTCCTAAGACCTTATTCTGCCTGCCTTATTCGTTTTCGCAGTTCCAGAAACACCCGGATCTCCCTGTCCGGCAGTAGTGTGCACAAAATTACGCGCATGCGAAATCCTTCTGTGCAATGCAAAATATGCTTGGCATTAAAACGCAAGTTAAGCAATAGTCGTATAGATCGAAGCTCGTTTTTGAACAATAGTTGCGCAAAACAGGGTTTCGAGACGTTCGAGCCTTGTGCAGTTGCGAAATCAAGCGCGCACTTCTTTAAAGCCCTGGGAGGGGATGAATGACAGCTACAGCCGAAGCCAATGACAACCGAACGCGTGAGGATGCTCCGGTGAAAGACCTTTATGAAATCGGTGAAATCCCGCCACTCGGTCACGTCCCGAAAAACATGTATGCATGGGCGATCCGCCGTGAGCGTCACGGGGCTCCTGAAGATGCAATGCAGTTGGAAGTCGTACCGACCTGGGAACTCGACAGCCATGAGGTCCTGGTCCTGGTGATGGCTGCCGGGGTCAACTACAACGGCATCTGGGCCGGTCTCGGAGAACCGATCAGTCCGTTCGATGGTCACGGCGCGCCGTATCACATTGCCGGATCGGACGCCTCCGGGATCGTCTGGGCGGTCGGAGACAAGGTCAAGCGCTGGAAAGTGGGCGACGAGGTTGTTATCCACTGCAATCAGGACGACGGCGACGACGAGGAGTGCAACGGCGGCGACCCGATGTTCTCAAACACGCAGCGCATCTGGGGTTACGAAACGCCAGACGGCTCATTTGCCCAGTTCACGCGTGCGCAGGCACAGCAGCTTATGCCGCGGCCAAAGCACCTCACCTGGGAAGAAAGCGCCTGTTATACGCTCACGCTTGCAACAGCTTACCGGATGCTGTTCGGCCACCACCCGCACGAACTCAAGCCGGGACAGAACGTTCTGGTCTGGGGCGCTTCGGGCGGTCTCGGGTCCTACGCGATCCAGCTCATTACGGCGGCCGGCGCGAACGCGATCGGCGTTATCTCGGATGAAGACAAGCGGCAGTTCGTTCTCGATCTTGGCGCGAAGGGTGTGATCAACCGCAAGGACTTCAGTTGCTGGGGTCAGTTGCCGAAGGTCGGCTCAACCGAATATGCCGAGTGGTTCAAGGAAGCCAGAAAGTTTGGCAAGGCAATCTGGGAATTCACCGGCAAGGGCAACAATGTCGATATTGTCTTTGAACATCCCGGCGAAGCGACGTTCCCAATCTCGACCTTTGTTTGCAAAAAGGGTGGCATGGTGGTGATCTGTGCGGGAACCTCCGGGTTCAACTGCACGTTCGATGTTCGCTACATGTGGATGCACCAGAAGCGTCTGCAAGGCTCACACTTTGCGCACCTGAAACAGGCTGCAGCCGCGAACAAGCTGATGATCGAGCGGCGTATCGATCCTTACATGTCGGAAGTGTTCCCTTGGGACCAGATCCCGAAGGCACACACGAAAATGTGGAAGAACCAGCACGCCCCGGGAAACATGTCGGTCCTTGTGTCGGCACCCACGACCGGCCTGCGCACCCTTGAGGACGTTATCGACGCAGGAAAGCGCTGACTTAAGAAGCTCCCCGAAAGGCGCGAGGGCAATGCCTCTCGACGTCTTGTACAGCCTGGCCAGTCCCCGACACGGGACTGGCCATTTTCGTTGACCACAGATCAGTTCGCCTCTGCCCCATTTCTGCTTCGATGTGACCGCATTACCAATGGGACCTGTCCGAATCACTTGTCACGGGGAAATTCCTCTGTTGATCGCCGCCAAGTCCGGTCTCCATGCCGCAAAATACGCACTTGCCGCCGTGGCGGTGCTTTCCGTTGTCGCTTGCCAGAGCGAACGTTTTCAGACACCGCCCTTCTACAAGGATCTTGCGCGCGCGGACGGGCAGGTCGATGCAGCAACCGCGGCACAGATGATATCGCAATATCGGGTGAATAACGGGCTTTCAGCCGTCAGCCCGGATCCCCAGCTCAACGCGATCGCCAGATCTCAGGCGGAAGCCATGGCAGCGGCCGGGTCGGTTCAGGCATCATTGGCCTCCGACCAGCTTTTGGCAACGCGCATGTCATCTATCGGCGAACCCAAGACCGCCGCTGCAGAGAATGTCAGTGCGGGGTACCGCACATTCGCGGAAGCCTTTTCCGGCTGGAGGGAGTCTCCGAACCACAACCAGGTGCTGCTGACAGGCGACGCGACCCGGCTTGGCATCGCCACGGCGTATTCGCCCAATGCCAAGCATAAGGTGTTCTGGTCACTGGTCTTGGCAGCACCAAAACCGGGCAGCTAAATCTGCGCTGTCAGTAGCGGCGCGGGTAGCGGGGGTAGATTGGCTGGACAGGCCGGACAACCGGCGGCGGGCGCCTGTAGATCGGATAATTGTTTTGGTAGCGCGGCACGCCGATATAAACACCAGCGCTCGGAATCGGACGGCCGTAATAGCTCCCCTGAACGCCGTAGCTCAGGTATTTACCGGACACCCAGCCCTTCACGTTGGCAAATGCAGCATCGCACCACGAAAAATTCGCCGTACATCCGAACACCGTAACGCCACCACCCTGTGGCACCGTCGTAATCACGGGGTAGTTCGTTCCCGGGCCAGCACGCATGTTCAGGTTTGCCGTCGTATAGGCGATTGCGGGGCCGGATTGAGCAGCGGCCGGAATCGCCATCATAGCCACGGCGGCCAGCGCCAGCGGCAAGCGGATTATCATATTTTATCTCCGAATAACCTGTGCCCGGAACATGAGTGTTGCCGGGCTCCAAGCCCACACACGCTTCAGATGTGGGTAGACAACATGGCGAAAATATAGCGCTTCCATCCGAAGTCAGCGTTCTTCGTGGCAGCGGGATCAGTTTCTCCTTGCCCTTGAACGTCTCTATCGGCTTCACTATGAGCGAGTGACAAAGCGGGGGGAGCTCAAGATGGCGTTTTTTCAAAAGCTTGCATTCGCACTCGCGGTGTCCGCCGCCACGCTACTGATGTATTTACCGACGGCAAGAGCGTTTGACGCGCATGCTGGCTACTACTATCCCGAACCACAGACCCGGGAAGTCTATATTTCGGAGCTCCCCGTTTCACGCGATGCCAGGAAGAGGTCGCGCGCAGCTTTTGTAATCGGTTTGGCAAGCCAGCATTCAAAACAAAGCCATGCCTCGGGATATCATCTGTTTGCAAAAGGGGGGGAACTTGAAAAGCTGATTATCGTAGCCACCGGCGACGGGCAGTATGACACGCTGTACCGTCTGCGGGCGCTTTTGGCGTCCCTGACCTCACTTGCAAGGTCAACGGAGCTTTTTGCCCGATCCAATCATCCGCATGAACTGAATTTTCTCGATTTCTGCAAGCTGATCGGCTTCAAGCAGGTCACTGTCAGCAACGGCAAGGACATCGCACACCAGATCAAGATCCAGTAATCAGCTACCAGTGCAAAGCCGAAAAGAAGCACGACAGATACCAGCCAGGCGCATGTTTAGCGCTAGAGCGTACCGTTGAGCCACCGGCGATACTGCGACCGTGTCCCGAAGAAGGCGTTCCGGTCGACATCACCTTTGATGCCGGGAATGCGCCCTTCCGCCGTATATTGCCAAAACACCCAGTCATCCCGCTGTTCGTAGATATTCTTGGGATGTGTCGCGACCGAACGTAGCCAGAACTGCTCGCCCTTCAGAGCGCCAACCAGCCTGTCTCTATGAAAATCCACCGACGAATAAATAACCGGCCGCTTGCCGTAGTGCTTTTCCATTTCGTCGAGAAATATCTTCATGTCGCGAACGATCTGCGCCCGTTCAGGCCGAAGCTGGCATGTCTTGGAATGGGCATTCCACTCCATATCCAAGACCAGCGGAATCGCTTGCGGGTCCTGGGGAACCACTTCCTTGACCCAGGATATCTGTTCCTCTACGGGCCGGCAAAAATAGTAGAAGTGATATGCCCCGCGCGGCACACCTGCTTTGCGGGCCGCGATCCAGTTTTGCGCAAACCTCGGATCAACGTGGTCACCGCCCTCCGTTGCCTTGATCCAGGCAAACGAAACGCCGGAGCGCTTGACCTCGTCCCAGTCAATGTCACCTTGCCACCTGGAAACGTCGATACCGTGAACCGCGTAATCCTCGGGTGTCGGGTCAGGGAAATCATAAGCCGAGCACGCGCCCAGAATGACCAGTCCGGCAATGATACAAAACGACTTGAACTGCTTAAGCACGGTGCGTCCTCGACAGGTAAACAAACACTTTCTGCCAACGTTCAAAATGGGCGCAATTTCCTAACGGATCGTAGACGGCCCATCGCTTTTTACGCAAAAGTGAACTTTCATTCTCGCCCTGGTGTTCGTCGTACGTTTTAACGTCGAGCACAACTTCGCAAGCGTCCCCAATCTTGCCGCTCCAGCGAACGTCCTTTCACCGCAGGAGCTTTGGAATCATACATCCCTCGTGATTGGGTACGAGTTTCATTTTGACTGAATTTCCAAAGTGTACGGCAATTCATGGTGTGTACCTAGTAGACTTACACCTAGTAGTACATATTCCGATGACGGCT
Encoded proteins:
- a CDS encoding M10 family metallopeptidase C-terminal domain-containing protein — protein: MSTLSVGSERAPQAEMMDDLPHQSSHQQSDSANSLPDFTLDQIAAQLTDGYWEFEGGARRAFDTESDNLLTVDVTSLTEDGQALAQRAFTEWSKVADLDFAFVTGGAQISFSNVSTDVSTTSEVNGGKILSSEINIPQSFLETHGTEIPGFGYFTFLREVGQALGLGHAGNYGDAATYGLDNHYANDSWQTSVMSAFSQTDNTAIDASFAFPVTPMIADILAVQNLYGKPEYEYELDYRIYGANVYGDYRERGFYEISPDATATIYDAGDDDLIRFLGYEGDQRIDLNEEATSDFAGGKSNLTIARGTIIERAYGGNGNDEIIGNSADNFLVGYDGDDILIGGRGDDFLSGWTGSDLMMGGPGNDTIMGRSNDVFFKDGAPVDLGGPGYDRLIIWLDSSFQTDSLSQFGIEHFWGGGGDDQAIGDDPTVDYILEGRYGNDILTGDAGDDTLLGGIGHDILTGGAGNDLLRGGIWGHDQLFGQEGDDTIYYASGKVFWDDHKPRDIGGPGFDTLMIEYGSKFNTVGLSWYGFEAFVGAWKNDRVYGNDPTVDYRLDGGGGSDDLRGSGGNDQLFGREGTDILFGKAGDDLLDPGLSTTGEQLLYGGKGNDTYHISSGSGRTYVEELINEGADNLVFDDLTPEDIDASIVNGSELLLTWDNGTGKVTINDLGNQIERYEFADGSEFSAGDFEFT
- a CDS encoding DinB family protein; protein product: MSQDPVLFQRMAKYNAWMTEKAYVAAGKMSDEDRKADQGAFFKSVHSTLNHILFADRVWMSRFSETSYATNGMGVDIYDAFPELRSAHLEMSRDILAFADQLTPDWLDQNMTWTRSTDGVSRQRPRWLLVLHMFNHQTHHRGQLSTLLTQAGIDIGVTDLPFMPDLIDEFGG
- a CDS encoding carbonic anhydrase, which codes for MTFPAPLLEGYGRYLNKGFVRYKETHERLAVYGQKPDVLVISCCDSRVTPEGIFHAGPGELFVVRNVANLVPPYEDAQGQHGTSAAIEFAVNGLKVKHIVVMGHGQCGGVKAFRENANDPMATGEFIGRWIKLLEPAAIAMACMPVDKSDDPQLAMEYAGIRQSLKNLMTFPFVERSVQSKALTLHGAWFDIGSGELRLMDPESERFEQALPDALKAGA
- a CDS encoding DUF3240 family protein → MEMKDAKRVEIIIEAPMENRLTDTLEEAGVTGFTILPVMGGSGRSGRWSREGQVSRAGGMVAIICIIRAERLDELLDAAFAVVERHIGVVTVSDCSVLRAERF
- a CDS encoding sodium-dependent bicarbonate transport family permease, whose translation is MVETILSLAAENLLSPIILFFALGLGAALVRSDLSVPEAAAKAISIYLLFAIGFKGGVSVSAHGVDSTLLLALLAGVILSFAIPFAAFGLLRVMTRLSAVDAAAVAGHYGSISIVTFVAATSVLQSQGIASEGYLVAVAAAMEAPAILTALWLAARFSTADANAERAKGSKGLLREILLNGSIVLLVGSFFIGFLSGPKGLAEIESFIVSPFKGVLCLFLLDMGLVAGRGLRSSAGLLRPGLILFGVLMPVIGAVAGLLAGSMIGLSVGGTMLLMTLSASASYIAVPAAMRVALPEANPSIYLTMSLGVTFPFNLTIGIPLYLSIAQATGG
- a CDS encoding protein meaA: MSHAGEKATERDRPWIFRTYAGHSTAAESNKLYRGNLAKGQTGLSVAFDLPTQTGYDPDDMLSRGEVGKVGVPVTHLGDMRTLFDEIPLERMNTSMTINATAPWLLSLYIAAADEQGADRKLLSGTTQNDIIKEYLSRGTYVFPPAPSLKLTTDVIAWTYSNMPKWNPMNVCSYHLQEAGATPVQELSFALATAVAILDSMKASGAIPEEDFPKAVGRISFFVNAGMRFVTEMCKMRAFTELWDEICRERYGVEDERYRRFRYGVQVNSLGLTEQQPENNVYRILVEMLAVVLSKNARARAVQLPAWNEALGLPRPFDQQWSLRMQQIMAYETDLLEYADIFDGSAEITKKVDALKDEAREELARIDAMGGAVAAVDSSYMKRQLVEANSARLAAIEAGEQVVVGVNKWTESEPSPLATGEDGAILTVPEHVEQEAVEKVKAWRETRDSAAVAAALSDLKAAAQEGRNVMEPSIAAAKAGVTTGEWGRTLREVFGEYRAPTGVGQAVRDDAGDLATVREDVDAVSEKLGRRLKFLVGKPGLDGHSNGAEQIAVRARDCGMEVVYEGIRLTPAQIVNAAVEEDVHVIGLSILSGSHLALVRDVMDRLRASGADDIPVVVGGIIPDEDAAQLKAMGVAAVYTPKDFQLTDIMADVVKIVGSAGEQAA
- the ccrA gene encoding crotonyl-CoA carboxylase/reductase; this encodes MTATAEANDNRTREDAPVKDLYEIGEIPPLGHVPKNMYAWAIRRERHGAPEDAMQLEVVPTWELDSHEVLVLVMAAGVNYNGIWAGLGEPISPFDGHGAPYHIAGSDASGIVWAVGDKVKRWKVGDEVVIHCNQDDGDDEECNGGDPMFSNTQRIWGYETPDGSFAQFTRAQAQQLMPRPKHLTWEESACYTLTLATAYRMLFGHHPHELKPGQNVLVWGASGGLGSYAIQLITAAGANAIGVISDEDKRQFVLDLGAKGVINRKDFSCWGQLPKVGSTEYAEWFKEARKFGKAIWEFTGKGNNVDIVFEHPGEATFPISTFVCKKGGMVVICAGTSGFNCTFDVRYMWMHQKRLQGSHFAHLKQAAAANKLMIERRIDPYMSEVFPWDQIPKAHTKMWKNQHAPGNMSVLVSAPTTGLRTLEDVIDAGKR
- a CDS encoding CAP domain-containing protein, whose translation is MIAAKSGLHAAKYALAAVAVLSVVACQSERFQTPPFYKDLARADGQVDAATAAQMISQYRVNNGLSAVSPDPQLNAIARSQAEAMAAAGSVQASLASDQLLATRMSSIGEPKTAAAENVSAGYRTFAEAFSGWRESPNHNQVLLTGDATRLGIATAYSPNAKHKVFWSLVLAAPKPGS
- a CDS encoding SH3 domain-containing protein, producing the protein MIIRLPLALAAVAMMAIPAAAQSGPAIAYTTANLNMRAGPGTNYPVITTVPQGGGVTVFGCTANFSWCDAAFANVKGWVSGKYLSYGVQGSYYGRPIPSAGVYIGVPRYQNNYPIYRRPPPVVRPVQPIYPRYPRRY
- a CDS encoding GH25 family lysozyme; the protein is MLKQFKSFCIIAGLVILGACSAYDFPDPTPEDYAVHGIDVSRWQGDIDWDEVKRSGVSFAWIKATEGGDHVDPRFAQNWIAARKAGVPRGAYHFYYFCRPVEEQISWVKEVVPQDPQAIPLVLDMEWNAHSKTCQLRPERAQIVRDMKIFLDEMEKHYGKRPVIYSSVDFHRDRLVGALKGEQFWLRSVATHPKNIYEQRDDWVFWQYTAEGRIPGIKGDVDRNAFFGTRSQYRRWLNGTL